The genomic DNA CGAAAGGCTGGCACAGGAGGAGACACTTCCATCCTGTCGTTCAACGGCAATAAGATTATCACGACGTCTGGTGGCGGAATGCTCGTTACGCGCCATGAGGAGTGGGCGCAAGAGGCGCGGTTTCTTGCTACTCAAGCGCGCGATCCAGCACCACACTATGAGCACTCGACCTTCGGTTACAATTATCGATTGAGTAATATTTGCGCAGCCATCGGGTTGGGCCAGATGGAGGTGCTCGATGCTCGAGTGGACCGTCGGCGCCAGATATTCGGTAGGTACAAGATGGCACTTTCTCTACCTGGAATCGACTTCATGCCAGAACCAGATGGATATCGCTCGACGCGGTGGCTCACGGCACTTACAATCGATTCGGACGTTACCAGAGTTTCCCGTGAGCAAGTGCGTGAGAAACTGCTCGAATATGAGATAGAAGCTCGACCACTTTGGAAGCCGATGCATTTGCAGCCATTATTTGCTGGTTCCGTATATCACGGTTCCGGAGTTGATGAGAAGCTATTCGAGCAGGGGTTGTGTCTCCCGTCGGGCAGTGATATGACAGATGAGCAACAAGACGAGGTAATATCCATCGTTCTTGACTTACTTCACCGCAATACTTAATACGATAGTCTTTCTATGACAGATGTAAGCATTTGTGTTATTGGCCTCGGGTATGTTGGGCTTCCTCTCGCGGTTGAATTTGGTCGCAAGTATCCAACAGTAGGGTTCGATATTGATGCAAAACGTATTTCCGAATTGGAGTCGGGGGTCGATAGGACACTGGAAGTCTCGAAGGAGGAGTTGAGTGATTCAGAGAAACTTACTTACTCGTCGTCTCTAGAGGACATTCGGGGTTATACAGTATATGTTGTTACAGTCCCTACGCCCATAGATAGGCACAAACGTCCTGATCTTTCTCCGCTCGAAAGTGCAAGCCGGATGGTTGGTACGGTGCTTTCAAAGGGAGACACCGTGATTTACGAATCGACGGTCTATCCTGGGGCAACCGAAGAAGTGTGCGTGCCCTTGCTTGAAGAGCACTCTGGGCTTGTATTTAATGATGACTTCTTTGTGGGATACAGCCCGGAGCGAATAAACCCCGGTGACAAAACGCACAGACTTCTGAGTATCATGAAAGTGACGTCGGGGTCTACCCCCGAAACGGCGGAGTTTGTAGATGGTCTTTACTCATCAATCATTACCGCTGGTACCCACAAGGCGTCGAGTATCAAGGTGGCAGAGGCCGCTAAGGTGATTGAAAACACACAACGTGATGTGAATATCGGGCTTGTAAATGAGTTGGCCTTGATCTTCAACCGTCTTGGTATTGATACGAATGAGGTCTTGGAAGCTGCCGGTACGAAGTGGAACTTCCTGCCATTTCAGCCTGGACTGGTAGGCGGTCATTGTATTGGCGTGGACCCGTACTACCTGACTCACAAGGCTCAAGACGTAGGGTACTTGCCTGAATTGATTCTTGCCGGACGTCGAATTAACGACTCAATGGGAGCCCATGTCGTTACTGAACTTGTCAAGGCAATGGTCAGGTCTCGCATTCACGTGAGTGGTGCGCGGGTCTTAGTCATGGGGCTGACGTTCAAGGAAGACTGCCCGGACATCCGAAATACGCGGGTAGTCGATATTGTGTCGGAGCTGCGTGAGTATGGCGTAGATGTAGACGTGTATGATCCGTGGGTCAGCAAGGAAGCTGCGATGCACGAATGTAGCTTTGATCTCGTTGAGAGCCCCAAAACGGCTACCTATGACGGAGTGGTTGTGGCCGTGGCGCATACTGCGTTCAAGGAGATGGGGCTTAAGGCGATTAGGGCTTTCGGCCGAGAAAAACATATCCTATTCGACGTTAAGTCAATGTTCGATCGCTCTCTGACTGATTTACGACTCTGAGTTAGCCGATATGGACTGATCGAGATACCAAGCGTAGACTTTTTTGAGACCTTCCTCAAAGTGCGTAGGCGGTTTGTAGCCAAGCAGGTTTTCAATTTTGGAAATGTCTGCCTGGGAATGCTTTACGTCTCCTGGTCTTTCCGGCCCATAAAGTGGTTGAAGGTCATTGCCGGAGATCCGCTGTAGGGCATTGACCATTTCGTTCAACGAGATTCGATCATTGCAGGCGGTATTGTAGATCTGATTCAGCGCCGCAGTGCTGGTCGTGAACAGCGCAAGGTCATTTGCCAAAACGGCGTTGTCCACATACGTAAAGTCACGACTGGTGTGTCCATCTCCGTTGATAATCGGTTGGCGGCCGTCGATGAAAGCCTGACAGAAGATTGGAATAACCGCTGCGTACGGATTATCAGGACGCTGGTTGGGACCGAATATATTGAAGTATCGCAGGCCGACGTAGTCCAGCCCATATGTTCGCTGGAAAACGTCAGCAAACTGCTCAATGGAGACCTTGGTGACGGCATAGGGACTCAGTGGACTCCCAATCCGATCCTCCGTTTTAGGCAAGGTTGGGCTGTCTCCATATGTCGAGGAACTGCATGCCAGGACGACACGGTCCACCCCGTTCTCGACGGCAGCATGTAGCACATTCACCGTTCCAAGGATGTTGACCTCCGTGCTGCGCATCGGGTTTTCAATGCTGCGAGGCACGGAGCCAAGCGCAGCTTGATGACTTATCCGATTAATGCCCTCGGTGACTTGTAGACAGGCATCGTAATCACAGATGTCTGCTTCTACGAACTCGAAATCTGAACGCCCCAGGAAGGGTTCAATGTTCTCCCGGTAGCCGTTACTCAGGTCATCAATCACGCGAACCAACTCTACGCGATCGTCATTCAGGAAGTGGGCAACCAAGTTGCTGCCGATGAAGCCAGCGCCGCCGGTTATTAATAGTCTCACGAATAGAGATTGGTGTTACGCCAAGAGGGGAGTATCATGTACTGCAGGAGCATACTCGTCTACGGCTGCATGCATCAAAGAGACAATGCGGTTTGCATCGCTTTTTAATATGGCGTCCTCTAGCTCGGAAAGGATCCATTCAACAGATTCTTCGTCCTTGAAGTGTTCCTCTGCCCGCAGGATGAGCGGGTGCTCAGTGGTAGATGTATTCGAGCCTATGAGCAACTCTTCGTAGAGTTTCTCGCCGGGGCGTAGGCCGCTGAACGCAATTTCGATATCGCCCGTTGGGTGGTCGGCCTCGCGGACATCGAAGCCGCTGAGGCGGATCATGCGGCGCGCGAGGTCCACAATGCGGACGGGTTCGCCCATGTCCAGGACGAAGACATCGCCGCCGGACCCCATGGCGCCTGCCTGGATGACCAGCTGGGAGGCTTCGGGAATGGTCATGAAGTAGCGGGTGACGTCCGGATGCGTGACAGTGACGGGGCCTCCGGCCTGGATCTGCTCCTTGAAGAGTGGTACGACCGATCCAGACGACCCCAACACATTGCCGAAGCGCACCATGGTGAGCACCATGTCGGTGTTCTGGGCCATGCACTGAAGGACCATTTCGGCGAGTCGCTTTGACGCGCCCATGACGTTCGTGGGGCGGACGGCTTTATCAGTCGAAATGAGCACGAACGCCCCGACGCCCGCCGCCTGCGCGGCCCGCGCTGTGCGCCACGTCCCGAAGACGTTGTTGTAGACGCCCTGGGCGGGGTTGGCCTCCACGAGCGGTACGTGTTTGTAGGCCGCGGCGTGGTACACGGTCTCCACATTGTTCTGTCGCATGACGTGTTCCACATGCGATTCGTCGAGCACGCTGCCGAGAATGGGGATAAGCGTGAGTCCAGGGTGCGTCCGGCGCAGTTCGCGTTCTATTTCATAAAGGGCGAATTCGCTGCGCTCGAAGAGGACGATGCGAGTCGGCGACAGGGCCGCGATTTGCCGGCACAGCTCCGAGCCAATGGATCCGCCCGCGCCGGTGACGAGCACGCTCCTTCCGGCGATGTTGCGCGTGAGGAGGTCCGTATTCGGCTGAACCGGATTCCGGCCCAGAATATCGGTGATTTCAACGCGACGAAGGTCTGAAACCTGTACCCGACCCTGCGCGAGCTCTGCCAGGCCTGGAAGCGTGCGCACTTCCACCCGCAGCTTGTCCAGCGACGCCACGATTTCCCGGACGCGAGCTTTGGTCGCCGACGGCATGGCCATGAGCACTTCCGTCACGCCAATGGCGGGCACCAGCAGGGCCAGGTCCTCGGGCGCATGGACGCGGATGCCGCGCACCGAGTGCCGCTGCAATTCGCGGTCATCGTCTACGAACCCGGCGACATCAACCTCGCGGCTGTGGGCGAGGGCGGAGGCGAGTTGGACGCCGGCGGCGCCGGCGCCGTAGATGAGAACACGCTCACGTTTGCCGGCGCCGCGCCCATTGAACGTGGACATTTCTGAAGAAAAACACCACCGCGCCAGCACCCGTGTTCCGGATACACCCACGAACACCACAAAGGCGTTGATGAGCACCAGCGAGCGCGGAATGGACTCCGCGCCCGTCAGGTAAATACCCAGCCCCAGCACTGCAGACAGCACGGCCACAGATTTCAGGATGGCCCAACCCATATGGATGCTGACATACCGGAAAACAGCCCGGTACAACCCGAACCTTCCGAAGATGGGCACGGCCACAAGGGGCGCAAGCAGGATGAGGAGTACCTGGTCTCCAACAGGGACAGTAATATCCCCCAGACGCAGCCACAGCGACAGACACAACGCGGCCGTGACCGTGGCGACGTCAACCAACGCCACGACGGCCTGCTTCTGCAGTCGGGAAATACCTAGGAGCCGTTCGCGCATGGAGGGCCTTGTGGAAGATAGCTCAAATATACCGCAGCGGCCGAAAAGTTGGACGACTAGTAGTCCTGTCATTCGTGTTGTCGTACGGAAACCACAAGAACGAACCACATCCCAAAATGATCAATGCCCGCCTTCAGGATGCGAGCCACCTCCTCACCTTCGGTGACCGCACCGGCTACCAAGCCGTTTGGCTTTATGCCGTTTTTTCCGGGGCCGGGGCTCGGCGGTCATTGTATTCCCATCGATCCGTATTACCTCTCGTGGTTGGCTCGGCGGTATGATTTCGAGACGAGCTTCATAACGCTCTCGGCGCGCACCAACGAAGAAATGCCGTTTTATGTAGTGGATGCGGTGGTTCGTGCGGCAGCAGGTCAAGGCGTGAAACTGTCGAATGCCCGCGTATTGGTGCTGGGCGTGGCCTTCAAGAGGGACGTGGACGATACACGCCACTCACCAGCCGAAAAAGTCATGGGCTTGCTCGCGCACGGCGGATTCGAGCATGTGTCATTCGCCGATCCTCATGTGGAGTCGTTCTCGTTCGATACGCGGAAGGGCCGGGTCACGATGGAGGCGACGGCGCTGGACAGCTCGGCGGTGGAGCGGGCCGACGTGGTCGTTCTCCTCACGGACCACAGCGCGTTCCCCTATTCCATGATCGCCGACAAAGCCAAGATGATCGTCGACACCCGTAACGCCTTCGGCCGCATTCCCCACGACCGCGACAAAATCATGCTCCTCGGCGGCGGGGATTTCTGACCCGTCACCTGACAATCGTCAGCCCACCGCTGGCTGGGGGCCGGCGGGGAGCGCATCGTCCATCAATCGGGCAACGGGGCGGCCCAGCACGTCGTGGACATCCAGCGTGACGCGTATGGGCTGGTCCAGCGAGAAGGTGAAGGTGGTGGACTGGCTGAAGGGGTTCGGGTAGGCGGGGCCCAGGTGGAACCGCGCAGGCTGCTCGCGCTTCGTGGCAGTCGCGGTATTGGCTTTCCGCAGTCCCACGATGAAGCCTTGCTCGCTGTCCTCGGTGCCGCCCTCGGTCTGGACGTCCACGTAGGATTGGATGAAGAAGCTCCCGTCGGCGCTCAACTGGCCGCTGAAGGCGTCCGCGTACGTCCCGACGGGCACGATGACGGAGTAGAAACCCTCGTTGCTGACCGTGTAGGTGAAGGGGAGCATGATGCCCACGCTTCCCGGATCGTCCACATCAATCAGGAGGGTGAGCTCGCCCGAGCCGGATGCCTCCAGGTCATAGGATGCGAGGTAGTGTGATCCGCCGGTGGTGCTGCCCGTATCGTCGTAGAGCGCCACCAGATACTCGCCGTCTGCCGATGCGCTCGCGGCTCCACTCGGGGTGCCGATCATGATCTCCCCGCCGGACGAGGACTCGTAGGACACGAACGCCGCGGTTTCGCCGTTGGCGCTGACCGTGCCGGTGTATTCGATGGGATCGAGGGGGTTGAGGATGAGGGTAGCTCGGCCGTCGGCGTGGACTTCGTACGTGATGTCGAACTGGCTGCCAATGGTTTCCGGATACTCGGAACTGACCAGGACCGAGGCAGTGCCTCCGCCGTTTCCGTCGAACTCGATATCCAGGATGTGATTCCCGCCCTTGGTATCGAACGGCGATTCTTCGCGGGTTTCGAACTGGACGAACGTGTAGTGGCCGCTCAGCAGGCTGGCCGATGCACTGTTGTCCTGTGACGTCTTGACGCCGAATACCAGGCCGCGCTCGCCGTCCTGGACGTCGTCGTAGACCAGGAAGAACCGGTTTCCATCAGGATCGGTCTGGCCGGTGAACGTATCCGTTTCGCCGTCGGCCGTAATGGCGATGTCCGTCCGGCCATCCGCAGCAATCGTGTAGGTTAGGGGGAGTTGGGTGCCGTCACCGGGGGAGCCGTCGGCGCCGACCAGGAGTTCCAGTGTGCCGGATCCAGTGACGGTGCCTGAGCCGCCGCCCGAACTCGCGCCGTCGAACGTGAGGGCTGAGAGCCAGTTCTGGCCGTGATCGCCGGTGTTCTCAAAGGTGGTGGCCATGAAGGTGCCGCTGAGCGTGGCCGTGCTGGACTGGGCGTGGGCGGCGGGCAGGTGGGGCAGGAAGCCGGGCGTGATATTGGCCGGCGCCAGCGCAACTGCCATCAGACAGATCGCAAGCACCGACATGCGCGTATGGAGCATGGTCTCGGGCTGCGTTTTGTGGGAATTTGTCCGTGTATATCCTTTAAAAAGCGATCCTTGAACGAAAAAGTCAAATCTGGAGGGCGGCCCTTGTGGGTCGCCCTTTCTTGTTTGGAACAAGCGCGGACGTGGACTGTGATAACTGAGATAAGGACGAAATCGAAAAGCATAATGCGGCAGATTACAATTGATGTTGACGACTCGACCGAGAAGGCGTATTCGAAGGCGTCACCGGAGGAGCAAGATCGCATACGCCGGATTGTCCGCTATTCTGTCCGACTTCTTCAAAATGACGACGCGTTTGAAGAGGCGACTGACCGTCTTGAGCAGACCGTTGACGATATTGGCCGCAGGGCCGCGGCCCGTGGAGCAACCGAAGAAGACGTAAATCGACTGCTCCATGACGGATAGGCAGCGGTTCGTGTTCGATACGAACGTTCTGGTCAGCGCTGTCCTCGTGCCAAGCCGAATAGGCTCATCCTATTGAACCGCGACGACACCTATTCCTGGTGTTCGGGATTGGCCCCTCAGAAACAGGCTCACCCTATCGCTTCGATAGGGTGAGCCTGTTTTTTGCCCCACTTCGGGAAACCGCATCAAAACCCCAAAATCCATTCGATAGGCTGATCCTGGCCCGGATAGGCTGAGTCTGTCCGCCCGGGCTGTATGGAGACAGCCTGATTTCCAATCAGTGCCACGCCCGACGCCCATCAAAGGTTATGAATCCAGCTCGGACCCATTGCGACGGGCTATTGGTGCGTCGCACCTCGAAGGACCGATGAGGGCTTCAGCGTTTTCTGTCCAGGCTTGGCCGGCTGACACTTCCGCGATTGGACGGGCGCGGATTGGGGGATTGACGGGCCTCCATCTCCCATGGAAGGGCGCCCCCCACAATGAACGCTGGAGATGGCCGACCGGAAATCCCCGCAATCCGCGCCCAACCAGCCCGGACCTTCCCGACCAAACCAGAGCGCACTCGCGCATCCGGGACGCCCATTTTTTGTAGGTCTTGGATGGTACATTGCGGGATTCAGCACCCAGCGCATCGTATGGCATCCATGATCGGAACTTCGTTTTCCCACTATACGATTACGGCCGAGCTCGGGCGCGGGGGCATGGGGGTGGTGTATCGCGCCACCGATGTGAAGCTGGGGCGGTAGGTGGCGCTCAAGTTCCTGGCGGCGCATCTGACGCACGATGCCATGGCCAAGGAGCGCTTCGTACGGGAGGCGCGGGCGGCGGCGGTCCTGAGGCACGATGCGGTCTGCGCCATCCACGACGTGCAGGAAACGGACGATGGCCAGGTGTTCATTGTCATGCCGTATTACGAGGGGCGGACGCTGAAGGAGGTGCTGGCGGAGGGGCCGGTGCCCGAGGCGCGCGCGTTCGACATCGTGGCGCAGGTGGCGGCCGGGCTGCAAGCGGCCCACGAGAAGGGGATGGTCCACCGGGACATCAAGCCGGCCAACATCCTCTTGACCCCGGACGACCGCGTCAAGATCCTGGATTTCGGGCTGGCCAAGCGCGACGGGGACCTGGACCTGACGCAGTCCAGCAGCACGGTGGGCACCATGGCGTACATGAGCCCCGAGCAGGTGCAGAACCATGCGGTCGATGCCCGGAGCGACCTCTGGTCCCTGGGCGTGGTGTTTTTTGAGCTGTTGACGGGCGCGCGGCCATTCGGCGGCGCGTACGAGGCGGCGGTCGTTTACGGCATTGTGAACCAGGACGTCGCGCTCGATGGCGTGCCGCCGCGCGCCCGTGGCATGGTCCGGAAACTACTCGCCAAGGATCCCGAGAGCCGCTATCTCACGGCAAATGAGGTCATTGAGGCGTTGAGTGAGGCTCGCTCGACCACCGCACCGGCAGCGGCGCCCGCCCCGGCTCAGGGCTCCGGCGCCCGTTCGCCGGGCGCCCGCGTGCTCATGGGGGTGGCGGCGGCCGTGGCCATCGTCCTGACCCTCGGGTGGCTGGCCACGCGCGGAGGCGACGGCGCACCGGACACGCCGGCCGTCCTGG from Rhodothermales bacterium includes the following:
- a CDS encoding SDR family oxidoreductase gives rise to the protein MRLLITGGAGFIGSNLVAHFLNDDRVELVRVIDDLSNGYRENIEPFLGRSDFEFVEADICDYDACLQVTEGINRISHQAALGSVPRSIENPMRSTEVNILGTVNVLHAAVENGVDRVVLACSSSTYGDSPTLPKTEDRIGSPLSPYAVTKVSIEQFADVFQRTYGLDYVGLRYFNIFGPNQRPDNPYAAVIPIFCQAFIDGRQPIINGDGHTSRDFTYVDNAVLANDLALFTTSTAALNQIYNTACNDRISLNEMVNALQRISGNDLQPLYGPERPGDVKHSQADISKIENLLGYKPPTHFEEGLKKVYAWYLDQSISANSES
- the tviB gene encoding Vi polysaccharide biosynthesis UDP-N-acetylglucosamine C-6 dehydrogenase TviB, with the protein product MTDVSICVIGLGYVGLPLAVEFGRKYPTVGFDIDAKRISELESGVDRTLEVSKEELSDSEKLTYSSSLEDIRGYTVYVVTVPTPIDRHKRPDLSPLESASRMVGTVLSKGDTVIYESTVYPGATEEVCVPLLEEHSGLVFNDDFFVGYSPERINPGDKTHRLLSIMKVTSGSTPETAEFVDGLYSSIITAGTHKASSIKVAEAAKVIENTQRDVNIGLVNELALIFNRLGIDTNEVLEAAGTKWNFLPFQPGLVGGHCIGVDPYYLTHKAQDVGYLPELILAGRRINDSMGAHVVTELVKAMVRSRIHVSGARVLVMGLTFKEDCPDIRNTRVVDIVSELREYGVDVDVYDPWVSKEAAMHECSFDLVESPKTATYDGVVVAVAHTAFKEMGLKAIRAFGREKHILFDVKSMFDRSLTDLRL
- a CDS encoding UDP binding domain-containing protein, with amino-acid sequence MRATSSPSVTAPATKPFGFMPFFPGPGLGGHCIPIDPYYLSWLARRYDFETSFITLSARTNEEMPFYVVDAVVRAAAGQGVKLSNARVLVLGVAFKRDVDDTRHSPAEKVMGLLAHGGFEHVSFADPHVESFSFDTRKGRVTMEATALDSSAVERADVVVLLTDHSAFPYSMIADKAKMIVDTRNAFGRIPHDRDKIMLLGGGDF
- a CDS encoding aminotransferase class I/II-fold pyridoxal phosphate-dependent enzyme; the encoded protein is MSGHEKARVADAFASNFVAPLGPQLNAFEERVSTYLGGNLHCVGLSSGSAALHLALRVTGVAEGDEVWISSMTFAGGIFPVLYQRAIPRFFDLDPATWAIDIDLLSRELERASRDGRLPKAVVPTDLYGQSVDLRSLESMAQHYGVRLVVDAAESLGASGPDGRKAGTGGDTSILSFNGNKIITTSGGGMLVTRHEEWAQEARFLATQARDPAPHYEHSTFGYNYRLSNICAAIGLGQMEVLDARVDRRRQIFGRYKMALSLPGIDFMPEPDGYRSTRWLTALTIDSDVTRVSREQVREKLLEYEIEARPLWKPMHLQPLFAGSVYHGSGVDEKLFEQGLCLPSGSDMTDEQQDEVISIVLDLLHRNT
- a CDS encoding nucleoside-diphosphate sugar epimerase/dehydratase; this encodes MRERLLGISRLQKQAVVALVDVATVTAALCLSLWLRLGDITVPVGDQVLLILLAPLVAVPIFGRFGLYRAVFRYVSIHMGWAILKSVAVLSAVLGLGIYLTGAESIPRSLVLINAFVVFVGVSGTRVLARWCFSSEMSTFNGRGAGKRERVLIYGAGAAGVQLASALAHSREVDVAGFVDDDRELQRHSVRGIRVHAPEDLALLVPAIGVTEVLMAMPSATKARVREIVASLDKLRVEVRTLPGLAELAQGRVQVSDLRRVEITDILGRNPVQPNTDLLTRNIAGRSVLVTGAGGSIGSELCRQIAALSPTRIVLFERSEFALYEIERELRRTHPGLTLIPILGSVLDESHVEHVMRQNNVETVYHAAAYKHVPLVEANPAQGVYNNVFGTWRTARAAQAAGVGAFVLISTDKAVRPTNVMGASKRLAEMVLQCMAQNTDMVLTMVRFGNVLGSSGSVVPLFKEQIQAGGPVTVTHPDVTRYFMTIPEASQLVIQAGAMGSGGDVFVLDMGEPVRIVDLARRMIRLSGFDVREADHPTGDIEIAFSGLRPGEKLYEELLIGSNTSTTEHPLILRAEEHFKDEESVEWILSELEDAILKSDANRIVSLMHAAVDEYAPAVHDTPLLA